CTCGTCGTCGCCGGCCGGCTCGCCCAGCGGGACGACGAGGATCGGCCGCGGCTGGCGATGCGCGAGCCGGGCCGCCACCGACCCGGTGAAGAACTCGCGGATCGACTCGCCGATGCCGCGCTTGCGCGTGCCGATGACGAGCAGCCGCGCGTCGGACTGCTCGGCCAGGTGCTTGAGCGCCAGCGCCGGGTCGCCGACCAGCTGACGCACGCTCCACTCCACATCGCTGTCGCCGAGGGTCTCGCGCGCGGCATCCTGAATCAGAGAGAGCTGCGCCTCGCCGGTGGAGAGGTCCAGGTCGATCGGTGCGGAGTGCACGTAGCCGTCGGGGTCTTCGTAGGTCACGAAGCGGGTCACGTCGACGTGCGTCACGATCAGCGGCGCGCCGAGGAGCTTGGCGTAACGGGCTGCCTCGCGCAGCACCCGGGGTGATTGATCGGGGATCACTCCGGCGATCACCGCGTGCTGCGGCACGGGCCGGTCTTCTTGCGGGGCGATGGCGGGTTCAGAGCCGCCTTCGGCACCGTTCACTCGGTCGTCGGACATCTCCGCACCCACCCTTTCCCGCCTGTTCGACCCCATTCGAACCCTGCGCGGTCCGCTTGGGGCCGGGAGCGCCGTGTTATTCTGAATGCTACTCTTCCCGGCGTTGCGCCGGACGTTATTGCAACGGGCGCAGCAGCCGGCCCGCAATTTAGAAATGAGGGGGTCAGGCATGGGGCGTGGCCGTCAGAAAGCGAAGCACACGAAGATCGCTCGCGAACTCAAGTACGACACCTACAACGTGAACTACTCCGCTCTTGAGAAGGAGCTCGGGCACCACGACGACGAGCAGTACGTCGACAAGTGGGCCGACGAGTACGAGGACGAGAAGGCGTAGTCGCGCTCACCGCCACGCGCCGTGGCGGTGCTCCCATTCGTCTTCGATGGTGCGTGCCCGCACCGCGACGATGCCGGCGGGGATGGATGCCAGGATGACCACGGCCAGCACCAGCAACGGCCAGGTCCATGAGCCCGTGCCCGCGTAGAGCATCCCGATCGCGAACGGCACGACCGCCGCGATCGCATAGCCGAGGCTCTGCACGAACGCGCTGAGCGCGACCGAGCCCTCGTGCGTCCGCGTGCGCAGTCCGAGCAGCACGAGCGCGAGCGGGAAGTAGAGCTGCACGAGACCCAGCAGAGCCACCCAGAGCCAGGGCGCGGCCGCCGGCGCGAACAGCAGACCGGCGACCCCGGCGAGGCCGAGCGCGACGGAGACGACGTACAGCACCGGCACCACCGCCCGGATCCGCGCGACCAGGACGGGCACGAGCAGTGAGCCGGGCAGTCCCATCGCGCCGAACAGCGCCAGCAAGACTCCCGCCTGCGCGGGTGTGACTCCGGCCGTATCGATCAGCAGGTCGGGCAGCCAGGCGAATCCGGTGTATGCGATCGACGACGACACCAGGAATGTGACGGTCACCGCCCACGCCAGCGGCAGTCGCCACAGCCGCCCGAACACGGGGCCGGGCGCCTGCTCGAGGTCGGCGTCCTCGGCATCCCGGTGTCTCACGATCAGGATGATCCACGGCACAGTCGCCAGCAGGGCGAACACTGCCCACATGCCGAGCGAGAGCTGCCAGCCGGCGGTGTCGGCGACGGGCACGGCGAACAGCGGCGGCAGGAACGTCGAGAATGCCATCGTCGTGGTGAACAGCGCGGTCATCGGGCCGATGCGATCGGGGAAGTAGGTCTTCACCAGCGGCGGCATGAGCACGTTGCCCACCCCGACGCCGGCGAAGATCAGCGCGGTGGTGACCAGCAGCATCACCGGGCCGGTCGACAGGCCGCGACCGGCCAGGCCGACAGCGACCACGAGCACGGCGATGACACCGAGCCGCTCGAGGCCGAGACGCCGCTCCAGCGCCGGGGCGAACAGGCCGGATGCGGCGAAGCACGCCGGCGGCGCGGTGGCGATGAGCCCCAGCACCCACGCGGGGACGGTGAAGTCCGCCTCGATATAGGCGACGACCGGTGAGAGCGAGGCCACCGCCGAGCGCAAGGAGAACGCGAACAGCACGATCCCCAGCAGGGCGAGGGTGCGCCCGCGCCACAGCGGCCGGGTCGTCAAGACTCTTGGGTGCCCTCGACCCAGGCGAGGTACTCCTCAGACACGGTTCCGGTGATGTACCGGCCGTCGAAGCAGCTCATGTCGAGGTCTTCGACGTCGGGCGAGCCCTCCAGGATCGCGGCCCTGAGGTCGTCGACCTCCTGGTACACGAGGTGGTCGGCGCCGAGCTCTTCGGCGATCTCGGGGATCGTCCGGCCGTGGGCGACGAGCTCATGCCGCGAGGGCATGTTGATGCCGTAGACGTGCGGGTAGCGCACCGGCGGTGCGGCCGAGGCGAACGTGACGGTGAGCGCACCGGCATCCCTCGCCATCTGGATGATCTCCTTGGAGGTCGTCCCCCGCACGATCGAGTCGTCGATCAGGAGCACGTTCTTGCCCTTGAACTCGCTCGACATCGCGTTGAGCTTCTGGCGCACGCTCTTCTTGCGCACCGCCTGGCCCGGCATGATGAACGTCCGGCCGACGTAGCGGTTCTTGTAGAAGCCCTCGCGGTACTCGATGCCGAGCTTGCGGGCCACCTGCATGGCGGCCGGCCGGGCGGAATCGGGGATCGGCATGACGACGTCGATCGCCCCGTCGGGAGTGTGTTTGGCGATCGTGGCGGCGAGGCGCTCGCCCATGCGCAGCCGCGATTCGTACACCGAGATGCCGTTCATCTCGCTATCGGGACGCGCGAGATAGACGTACTCGAACGAGCAGGGCACCAGTCGCGGGTCCTCGGCGCACTGCTTGGTGTGGAGGTGACCTTCGAGGTCGATGAACACGGCCTCGCCGGGCTCGACGTCGCGGACGACCTCGAAGCCGCCGTTCTCGAGGACGAGTGACTCGGATGCCACGGTCCACTCGTACCGGCCGTTGGCCGCCTTGCGGGTTCCGAGGATCAGCGGGCGGATGCCGAACGGGTCGCGGAACGCCAGCAGGCCGTAGCCGGCGATCAGGGCGATCGCGGCGTACGAGCCCTCGACGCGGCGGTGCAAGCGCGCGACGGACTCGAAGACCTGCTCGGGGTCGAGCTCGAGGCCGGAGATCACCGTCTGCAGCTCATTGGCGAGCACGTTGACCAGCAGCTCGGTGTCGCTCGAGGTGTTCAGGTGGCGGCGGTCGATGCGGAAGAGCTCCTCGGTGAGCTCACGCGTGTTGGTGAGGTTGCCGTTGTGCACGAGCACGATGCCATAGGGCGCGTTCACGTAGAACGGCTGGGCCTCTTCCTCGCTCGAGGCAACGCCCTTGGTCGCATAGCGGACGTGTCCGAGGCCGATCTCGCCCAGCAGCGTACGCATGTCGCGGGTGCGGAACGCCTCGCGGACCTGCCCCTTGGCCTTGGCGATGTGGAAGATCCCGTTGCTCTCCGCGGTGGCGATGCCGGTCGAGTCCTGACCGCGATGCTGCAGGAGGAGGAGGGAGTCGTAGACCTCTTGATTGGCGTGCCCCTGACTCACGACGCCGACGATTCCGCACATGGAGTGTTGCTCAGTCCGTTCTTTCAGTAGCTGCCGACAAGGCGCACGGCGCCGCCGTCGACGCCCTTGGCGCCCTGCTCGTAGTCACCGTCGGGGCGCGGGGCGGCCTGGACCGTGCCGACCTGCCACGTCGCGATTCCCTCGGAAGCGAGGGTGGATGCCGCGGCCTGGGCCTGGTCGGCGGCGACGACCGCGAGGAATCCGATACCGAGATTCCAGGTGCCCTCGGTCTGCATCAGGTCGAGCCCGCCGAGGTCGGCGAGCACCCGGAAGATCGGCGAGGGCGACCACGTGGATCGGTCGACGTCGACCCAGGTGTGCTTCGGGAGCACGCGGGCGAGGTTGGCGGCGATGCCGCCGCCGGTGACGTGGCTGAGCGAGTGCACCGCGTCGCCGAACTGCGTGATGAGGCGCAGCAGCGGCGCGGTGTACAGGCGCGTCGGCTCGAGCAGCTCTTCGCCCCAGGTGCGGCCGAAGTCGGCGGCGTGGTCGCCGTAGCCGATGCCCGCGCCGGTGACGATGTGGCGGATCAGCGAATAGCCGTTGGAGTGCGGCCCGCTGCTGGCGAGCGCCAGCACGGCGTCGCCGGGCTGTACGCGCTCGGCGCCGAGGACCTTGCTCGCCTCGACGACACCGGTCGCCGCACCGGCGACGTCGTAGTCGTTCGGGCCGAGCAGGCCGGGGTGCTCGGCGGTCTCGCCGCCGACGAGGGCGGTGCCGGTGGCGGTGCAGCCGTCGGCGATGCCGCGGACGATGTCGGCGATGCGCTCGGGGAACACCTTGCCGCACGCGATGTAGTCGGTCATGAACAGCGGCTTCGCGCCCACCACGACGATGTCGTCGACGACCATGCCGACCAGGTCCTGGCCGATGGTGTCGTGTTTGTCGATCGCCTGGGCGATCGCGACCTTCGTGCCCACGCCGTCGGTGCTCGTGGCCAGCAGCGGCTTGTCGTAGGCCTTCAGCTCCGCGGCGTCGAACAGGCCCGCGAATCCGCCGACGCCGCCGAGGACTTCGGGGCCGTGGGTACGCCGGACGGCCGACTTCATCAACTCGACGGCAAGATCTCCTGCCGCGGTGTCGACGCCGGCTTCGGTATAGGGGTTCGGTGGGGACGAGGCCACGCACTAAGCCTACCGGCCCGGCGACTGGGTGGATGCCGGGAGCCGGCGCCCCGGCATCCACCCACCCACGGGTCGCGCGACCGGGCGTGAGTCGACCCTCCCGCCATAGGATGGGCGGCATGAATGCCGCGGGAAAACCGGAGTGGGTCGTGCGTGAAGACGCCGGCCTGCCGGTGCTGATCGCGCTCTATCTGCGGCAGACGCTCGGCGTCCGCTCGCCCGACGAGCTGCCGCATCTGCGGCATGTGCCGGCCCTCACTCCGCCGGACGATGACGACCACGCCGTGCTCGAACGGCAATGGCGTGCGTTCTGGGCCATGACGGTCGAACCGCAGGCCCACCCCTCGCCTGTGCCGCTCGACCTGGTCGACGGCTTCGAGATGCTCATCGCGCTGCCCACCGAAGGATTCGACGAGCTCCGTGCGGCGATCGCTCCGCATGGTCCGGATGCCGTGGCCTATGCGCGCGTGGCCAACGAGCGCTACCGCGCGACGGCGCACGTCGGCACCGGCACGTCGTACCGCGCCTACGCGAGCGCGATCGCGCAGCACGAGCGTCAGATCGGCCGTCGCGCGCACTCGTTCGAGCTGAACATCCAGGTGCTGCCGCTCACACAGCGCGGCGTGTGGTGGATCGGATCGCTGACGATCGCGGTGACCGACGGCCTGCGGGGCGATGTCGTCGCGTTCGACAAAGCGATCGGGCCGGTCATCGCCGACATCGCCTGAGGGCGGAGTCAGTCTTCGGTGTGGAAGCGCTCGCGCGAGATGCGGACCTCGTGCGTGCGCTTGCCGGCCACCCTGTCGAGGATGAGCGCGAGGATTCCGGTGAGGGCGAGGCCGATCGGGATGCAGTACAGCGCGAGAAAGCCGAACACCTGCCCGGTGGAATACGTCACTCCGATCGCGGGGCTCTTGAAGCCGTCGAAGACGAACGTCAGGATGAGCGCAGCGAGCAGGCCCACGGCCGCGCCGGCCGCGAGGAACACCCCGTAGCGGGGGCTGCGGCGCACGCGCGCCGTCTCGATTCTGTCGCCGGCGGGTTCGGTCATGGCATCCATTGTCCCACCCCAGACGCGTTCGAGCTCGGGCATCTCCCGTGCTCGCCTGCGATCGCTTACCCCACCTGGTCACACAGCTGCTCCGCTGGTGGTGCCGCGGCGCCGACGATAGAC
This DNA window, taken from Microbacterium invictum, encodes the following:
- a CDS encoding universal stress protein; this translates as MSDDRVNGAEGGSEPAIAPQEDRPVPQHAVIAGVIPDQSPRVLREAARYAKLLGAPLIVTHVDVTRFVTYEDPDGYVHSAPIDLDLSTGEAQLSLIQDAARETLGDSDVEWSVRQLVGDPALALKHLAEQSDARLLVIGTRKRGIGESIREFFTGSVAARLAHRQPRPILVVPLGEPAGDDEDLWPDS
- a CDS encoding DUF3073 family protein, which produces MGRGRQKAKHTKIARELKYDTYNVNYSALEKELGHHDDEQYVDKWADEYEDEKA
- a CDS encoding MFS transporter, which translates into the protein MTTRPLWRGRTLALLGIVLFAFSLRSAVASLSPVVAYIEADFTVPAWVLGLIATAPPACFAASGLFAPALERRLGLERLGVIAVLVVAVGLAGRGLSTGPVMLLVTTALIFAGVGVGNVLMPPLVKTYFPDRIGPMTALFTTTMAFSTFLPPLFAVPVADTAGWQLSLGMWAVFALLATVPWIILIVRHRDAEDADLEQAPGPVFGRLWRLPLAWAVTVTFLVSSSIAYTGFAWLPDLLIDTAGVTPAQAGVLLALFGAMGLPGSLLVPVLVARIRAVVPVLYVVSVALGLAGVAGLLFAPAAAPWLWVALLGLVQLYFPLALVLLGLRTRTHEGSVALSAFVQSLGYAIAAVVPFAIGMLYAGTGSWTWPLLVLAVVILASIPAGIVAVRARTIEDEWEHRHGAWR
- the purF gene encoding amidophosphoribosyltransferase; this translates as MCGIVGVVSQGHANQEVYDSLLLLQHRGQDSTGIATAESNGIFHIAKAKGQVREAFRTRDMRTLLGEIGLGHVRYATKGVASSEEEAQPFYVNAPYGIVLVHNGNLTNTRELTEELFRIDRRHLNTSSDTELLVNVLANELQTVISGLELDPEQVFESVARLHRRVEGSYAAIALIAGYGLLAFRDPFGIRPLILGTRKAANGRYEWTVASESLVLENGGFEVVRDVEPGEAVFIDLEGHLHTKQCAEDPRLVPCSFEYVYLARPDSEMNGISVYESRLRMGERLAATIAKHTPDGAIDVVMPIPDSARPAAMQVARKLGIEYREGFYKNRYVGRTFIMPGQAVRKKSVRQKLNAMSSEFKGKNVLLIDDSIVRGTTSKEIIQMARDAGALTVTFASAAPPVRYPHVYGINMPSRHELVAHGRTIPEIAEELGADHLVYQEVDDLRAAILEGSPDVEDLDMSCFDGRYITGTVSEEYLAWVEGTQES
- the purM gene encoding phosphoribosylformylglycinamidine cyclo-ligase — protein: MASSPPNPYTEAGVDTAAGDLAVELMKSAVRRTHGPEVLGGVGGFAGLFDAAELKAYDKPLLATSTDGVGTKVAIAQAIDKHDTIGQDLVGMVVDDIVVVGAKPLFMTDYIACGKVFPERIADIVRGIADGCTATGTALVGGETAEHPGLLGPNDYDVAGAATGVVEASKVLGAERVQPGDAVLALASSGPHSNGYSLIRHIVTGAGIGYGDHAADFGRTWGEELLEPTRLYTAPLLRLITQFGDAVHSLSHVTGGGIAANLARVLPKHTWVDVDRSTWSPSPIFRVLADLGGLDLMQTEGTWNLGIGFLAVVAADQAQAAASTLASEGIATWQVGTVQAAPRPDGDYEQGAKGVDGGAVRLVGSY
- a CDS encoding zinc-binding alcohol dehydrogenase; protein product: MNAAGKPEWVVREDAGLPVLIALYLRQTLGVRSPDELPHLRHVPALTPPDDDDHAVLERQWRAFWAMTVEPQAHPSPVPLDLVDGFEMLIALPTEGFDELRAAIAPHGPDAVAYARVANERYRATAHVGTGTSYRAYASAIAQHERQIGRRAHSFELNIQVLPLTQRGVWWIGSLTIAVTDGLRGDVVAFDKAIGPVIADIA
- a CDS encoding potassium transporter Trk — translated: MTEPAGDRIETARVRRSPRYGVFLAAGAAVGLLAALILTFVFDGFKSPAIGVTYSTGQVFGFLALYCIPIGLALTGILALILDRVAGKRTHEVRISRERFHTED